The DNA segment CCGACGCGACCCGTATCGAGCGCGTGGCGCCGACGATTCTGGAATTGTCCAAGAAGGGTGCCAAGGTCATCCTGCTTGCCCACTTCGGCCGCCCGAAGGATGGGCCGTCGCCGGATCTGTCGCTTTCCTTGATCATTCCCGCGATCGAAGAAGTGCTCGATCACGCCGTCCTCTTCGCCTCCGATTGCGTCGGCGCACCGGCAGCCGACGCCATCGCCAAGATGAACAACGGCGATATTCTGCTGCTCGAAAACACTCGCTTCCATAAGGAAGAAGAGAAAAACGACGCCGCCTTTACTCAGGCGCTGGCAGCCAACGGCGATATCTACGTCAACGACGCCTTCTCCGCCGCCCACCGCGCCCATTCCTCGACCGAGGGCCTTGCCAATCACCTCCCCGCCTATGCCGGCCGCACCATGCAGGCCGAGCTGGAAGCGCTGGAAAAAGGTCTTGGCAACCCGGCCCGCCCGGTTGTTGCCATCGTCGGCGGCGCCAAGGTCTCGACCAAGATCGACCTGCTGATGAACCTGGTGAAGAAGGTCGATGCGCTGGTGATCGGCGGCGGCATGGCCAACACCTTCCTCGCCGCCCGCGGCACCAATGTCGGCAAATCGCTGTGCGAGCATGATCTGGCCGACACCGCCAAGCAGATCATGATCGAAGCCGCGACGTCGGGCTGCGCCATCGTGCTGCCGGAAGACGGCGTTGTCGCCCGCGAATTCAAGGCTGGCGCGGACAATGAAGTTGTTTCGATCGAAGCCATTCCGGCCGATGCCATGGTCCTCGATGTCGGCCCGAAATCGGTCGAAGCGGTCAAGGCCTGGATCGGACGCGCAACGACGCTGGTCTGGAACGGCCCCCTCGGCGCTTTCGAAATCACGCCTTTCGACGCCGCCACCGTGGCTGCTGCCAAATATGCCGCTGAATGCACCAAAGCCGGCAAACTGACCTCGGTTGCCGGCGGCGGCGATACCGTCTCCGCGTTGAACCATGCCGGCGTCGCCGATGATTTCACCTATGTCTCGACGGCAGGCGGCGCTTTCCTCGAATGGATGGAAGGCAAGGTCCTGCCGGGCGTCGCCGTTCTCCATACTGAAAAATAGACCGGCATCTCACACAAAAAGGAGAGCTGCGACCCGGACTTTCGCAGCTTTCCACAGGATGCTAAAATGATAGTCCGAACTTTCAAACGGTTGAAATCATTTCAATCGTTTCAATAATTTAGCTGCCCATTTCCCTCTTTATACACTTCTGTTATCGCCGACCTATATGACCCCGTCGCTGACTGAAATCGACTTGGAGAACGAAAATGAGCGAACGACTTGAAGACATTGCCGTAAAGATGGTAGCCGGTGGCAAGGGCCTGCTGGCGGCTGACGAATCCACCGCCACGATCAAGAAACGTCTCGACACGATCGCTCTCGCTTCCACCGAAGAGAGCCGCCGCGATTATCGCGAAATGCTCTTCCGCTCGGAAGAGGCGATGAAGAAGTACGTCTCCGGGGTCATCCTCTATGAGGAAACTCTCTTTCAGAAGGCCGCCGACGGCACGCCTTTCGTCGACATCATCCGCGCTGCCGACAGCATTCCCGGCATCAAGGTCGATACCGGCGCCAAGCCGATGGCCGGCTTCCCGGGCGAAACCATCACCGAAGGCCTGGACGGCCTCGCTGACCGCCTGGCGAAATATTATGACGCCGGCGCCCGCTTCGCCAAGTGGCGTGGCGTGATCGCCGTTTCCGATACGCTGCCGACCCATGGCTCGATCAAGGCCAATGCCCATGCGCTCGCCCGCTACGCCGCGCTTTGCCAGCAGGCAAAGATCGTGCCGATCGTCGAGCCGGAAGTCTTGATGGACGGCGAACCCGGCACCCACGATCTCGCCCGCAGCGAGGAAGTCACCCGCTGGACGCTGCAGATCGTTTTCCAGGAGCTCGCAGAAGCCCGCATCAACCTCGAAGGCATGATCCTCAAGCCGAGCATGGTCATCGACGGCAAGAAGGCGCGCAAGGCATCGGTCGAGCAAGTCGCCGAACGCACCGTCAAGGTGCTGAAGGAAACCGTTCCCTCCGCCGTCCCCGGCATCGCCTTCCTCTCCGGCGGCCAGACGCCGGAAGAAGCAACCGCGCATCTCTCCGCCATCAACGGCTATGACCTGCCTTGGCACGTTACCTTCTCCTACGGCCGCGCCCTGCAGGACGCCGCGCTGAAGGCATGGGGCGGCAAGGCGGAAAACGTCGCCGCCGGCCAGCGCGCCTTCGCCCACCGCGCCGAGATGAACTACCTCGCCGCCAAGGGTAGCTGGACCAAGGACAGCGAAAAGGCCGCCTGATCTAAGGTGACGCTTCGAATGGATGAAAGCCCCGATCGCGATGCGGTCGGGGCTTTTTGCTTTTGTGCGGTAGATGAGTTTGCAGCACGCTCAAGCTGTTTTGAGGGCAGCGAGATCACCGCTACTGAGAGACGCTAAGTTGGCTTCGATTTTGTCTATCGGCCAATCCCACCAGGCTATATCAAGAAGTTCGTTGATGACCTCACTCGGATAGCGCATCCGAATGATAGTTGCCGGATTCCCGCCAACAACTGCATAAGGCGGTACATGACTTGCGACGACCGAAGCAGCGCCGACGATCGCGCCCGCCCCAATCTGCACGCCCGGCATGATGGCCGCGTTATGACCAATCCAGACATCGTGACCGACGATGGTATCCTTCACCGGCAGGTCGGTGTAGCCGAAGGTCTCAGGCTTAAAGATGCGAAATGGATAGGTGGTGAAGCCAGTCATCGGATGATTAGCCGAACTGGTGATGAAGTAGCTTCCCCGAGCAATTTGGACAAACTTGCCGATCACTAGGCGCTCACGAACGCTACCACCGAGATAGGGCGCCAGTATCTGGGCAGTATCTTCCGGCCTTCCGGAATGGGTATAATAGCTGAACTCGCCGATTTCCATGCGCGGATGGTCAATTACGTTCTTCAGGTAGACAGTATCGCGATAGAGGGTGCCATCAGGCAAAGTAATTGGATGGACTGCATTAGGGTCAAGAAGAGGCATGGAAAACCTTTTCAAATTGCCGGTAACTTCGCAGAAGTAGATCCCGCTTCATCCTAGCTATGTGATTTTATACAGACGAAGCTAATCCCGCATATCGATGGAATCCATCACGCCGCTCGAAAGCCTTCATGAATAATGTAAATGATGGCTGAGGCCCGCTCCACGGCGAAGAACTTGTCACCGGCACAAGTTCCCGCTTTCAGGCTCGCCCGAGCCGCGGCTAAATCCTCGCAGTTCGATCAATACTCTGGGAGCCGCCATGAACACCGTCGCTTATGTCAC comes from the Rhizobium sp. NXC24 genome and includes:
- a CDS encoding phosphoglycerate kinase, translating into MAAFKTLDNLTDITGKRVLVRVDLNVPVKDGKVTDATRIERVAPTILELSKKGAKVILLAHFGRPKDGPSPDLSLSLIIPAIEEVLDHAVLFASDCVGAPAADAIAKMNNGDILLLENTRFHKEEEKNDAAFTQALAANGDIYVNDAFSAAHRAHSSTEGLANHLPAYAGRTMQAELEALEKGLGNPARPVVAIVGGAKVSTKIDLLMNLVKKVDALVIGGGMANTFLAARGTNVGKSLCEHDLADTAKQIMIEAATSGCAIVLPEDGVVAREFKAGADNEVVSIEAIPADAMVLDVGPKSVEAVKAWIGRATTLVWNGPLGAFEITPFDAATVAAAKYAAECTKAGKLTSVAGGGDTVSALNHAGVADDFTYVSTAGGAFLEWMEGKVLPGVAVLHTEK
- a CDS encoding class I fructose-bisphosphate aldolase, whose amino-acid sequence is MSERLEDIAVKMVAGGKGLLAADESTATIKKRLDTIALASTEESRRDYREMLFRSEEAMKKYVSGVILYEETLFQKAADGTPFVDIIRAADSIPGIKVDTGAKPMAGFPGETITEGLDGLADRLAKYYDAGARFAKWRGVIAVSDTLPTHGSIKANAHALARYAALCQQAKIVPIVEPEVLMDGEPGTHDLARSEEVTRWTLQIVFQELAEARINLEGMILKPSMVIDGKKARKASVEQVAERTVKVLKETVPSAVPGIAFLSGGQTPEEATAHLSAINGYDLPWHVTFSYGRALQDAALKAWGGKAENVAAGQRAFAHRAEMNYLAAKGSWTKDSEKAA
- a CDS encoding CatB-related O-acetyltransferase; translated protein: MPLLDPNAVHPITLPDGTLYRDTVYLKNVIDHPRMEIGEFSYYTHSGRPEDTAQILAPYLGGSVRERLVIGKFVQIARGSYFITSSANHPMTGFTTYPFRIFKPETFGYTDLPVKDTIVGHDVWIGHNAAIMPGVQIGAGAIVGAASVVASHVPPYAVVGGNPATIIRMRYPSEVINELLDIAWWDWPIDKIEANLASLSSGDLAALKTA